The following coding sequences are from one Dermacentor silvarum isolate Dsil-2018 chromosome 4, BIME_Dsil_1.4, whole genome shotgun sequence window:
- the LOC119450855 gene encoding neuropeptide-like protein 29, producing the protein MIAVSSKSLLVALVVLAALCSLAAAQYGYGGYGRGYGGYGRGFGGGYGGGYGRGFGGGYGGYGRGYGGYGRGFYG; encoded by the coding sequence ATGATTGCCGTCAGCAGCAAGTCCCTCCTTGTCGCCCTCGTGGTGCTGGCCGCCCTGTGCAGCCTGGCAGCCGCTCAGTACGGCTACGGTGGTTACGGCCGCGGCTATGGCGGTTACGGCCGCGGATTCGGTGGTGGCTACGGCGGCGGCTACGGTCGTGGATTTGGCGGCGGCTACGGCGGCTACGGCCGGGGCTACGGCGGCTACGGCCGTGGTTTCTACGGCTAA